A single region of the Aptenodytes patagonicus chromosome 7, bAptPat1.pri.cur, whole genome shotgun sequence genome encodes:
- the RCN1 gene encoding reticulocalbin-1, with product MGSGGAGWRLALALLLLPPGGLGKPTARQERARPGAAQHEDRPGFQYDHEAFLGKEEARSFDQLSPEESRERLGKIVDRIDDNKDGYLTTEELKNWIKRVQKRYIYENVAKVWKDYDLNKDNKIAWEEYKQATYGYYLENPEEFQDATDQHSFKKMLPRDERRFKTADLDGDLAATREEFTAFLHPEEFEHMKDIVVLETLEDIDKNEDGFVDQDEYIADMFANEEGGPEPDWVITEREQFSDFRDLNKDGKMDKEEIQHWILPQDYDHALAEARHLVYESDVDKDQKLTKEEVLDNWNMFVGSQATNYGEDLTRNHDEL from the exons atggggagcggcggggcggggtggCGCCTGGCgctggcgctgctgctgctgccgccgggcggcctGGGCAAGCCGACAGCGCGGCAGGAGCGggcgcggcccggcgccgcgcAGCACGAGGACCGGCCGGGCTTCCAGTACGACCACGAGGCCTTCCTGGGCAAGGAGGAGGCGCGGAGCTTCGACCAGCTCAGCCCGGAGGAGAGCCGGGAAAGGCTGGG GAAGATTGTGGATAGAATAGATGACAACAAAGATGGCTATCTCACaacagaggaattaaaaaactGGATTAAACGGGTACAGAAACGCTATATCTATGAAAACGTGGCTAAAGTTTGGAAAGATTATGATCTAAACAAGGACAATAAAATCGCCTGGGAAGAATACAAACAAGCCACATACGGTTATTATCTAG AAAATCCAGAAGAATTCCAAGATGCAACCGATcagcacagttttaaaaaaatgctgcccAGAGATGAAAGACGGTTCAAAACTGCAGATCTGGATGGAGACTTAGCTGCCACTCGTGAAGAATTCACTGCTTTCCTTCACCCAGAAGAGTTTGAGCATATGAAAGACATCGTTGTCTTA GAAACCTTAGAAGACATAGACAAAAACGAGGATGGTTTTGTGGATCAAGATGAGTACATTG CTGATATGTTTGCAAATGAAGAGGGTGGACCAGAGCCTGACTGGGTGATTACAGAGCGTGAACAGTTTTCAGATTTTCGTGACCTCAACAAGGATGGAAAGATGGACAAAGAGGAGATTCAGCACTGGATTCTCCCACAAGACTATGATCACGCACTAGCTGAAGCCAGGCACTTGGTCTATGAATCGGATGTAGACAAG GATCAAAAGTTAACGAAAGAGGAGGTTCTAGACAACTGGAATATGTTTGTTGGAAGTCAAGCTACTAATTATGGGGAGGACCTCACAAGAAACCATGATGAACTATGA